The genomic DNA TCAAGTTTTAATTTTACTCCAAATACCTCTTCCATAACTGTTTTAATATATTCAGCTACTGAATTTATTACTTCTTTTCCCTGTGCATTTACATTGTCTCTGTCAAGTGCTTTATTAAGCTCTTTTACAAGTTCAAATATAGCTCCAAGTCCTAAAGCAGTATTGAAATCCTCATCCATTCCTTCAACAAATTTAACTTTAGACTCTTCAAGGTGTTTTGCAAGTTCACTGCAATCTAATCCACCATCTTTAGCTTCTATCTCTTTTGCTCTTATTAATGCATTTTCTATTCTTTCAAGAGATGATTTAGCCTGACTAAGCTCTGCATCAGAGAAATCAATAGGTTTTCTATAGTGAGCACTAAGTACAAATAGTCTTATAACTCTACCTTCATAATGCTCTAAAACCTCTCTTAATAGGAAAAAGTTTCCTAGAGATTTAGACATTTTCTCTCCATTTATATTGATATATCCATTATGCATCCAGTATCTTGCATAGTGTCCACCACATCCGCATTTTGATTGAGCTATCTCATTTTCATGATGTGGGAATATAAGGTCCTGTCCACCACCGTGAATATCAAAAGTATCTCCTAAATATTTACGAGACATTGCAGAACACTCTATATGCCAACCAGGTCTTCCTTTACCCCAAGGAGAATCCCAGCTTGGTTCACCAGGTTTTGCAGCTTTCCATAGAGCAAAGTCAAGAGGTGATCTCTTAATATCGTTAACTTCTATTCTTGCACCACTTTTTAAATCTTCAAGATTTTGATGTGATAATTCTAAATATCCATCTTTATATTTTTCAACTTCAAAATAG from Fusobacterium sp. DD2 includes the following:
- the cysS gene encoding cysteine--tRNA ligase, translating into MIKIYNTLTRQLEEFKPVKENEVSMYVCGPTVYNYIHIGNARPAIFFDTVRRYFEYRGYKVNYVQNFTDVDDKIIKKANEDGITCKEVAEKYINAYFEDTGKVNLKEEGMTRPRATEHIGDMINIIKSLVDKGYAYAVNGDVYFEVEKYKDGYLELSHQNLEDLKSGARIEVNDIKRSPLDFALWKAAKPGEPSWDSPWGKGRPGWHIECSAMSRKYLGDTFDIHGGGQDLIFPHHENEIAQSKCGCGGHYARYWMHNGYININGEKMSKSLGNFFLLREVLEHYEGRVIRLFVLSAHYRKPIDFSDAELSQAKSSLERIENALIRAKEIEAKDGGLDCSELAKHLEESKVKFVEGMDEDFNTALGLGAIFELVKELNKALDRDNVNAQGKEVINSVAEYIKTVMEEVFGVKLKLEAAVGNLTSELVDFILELRREARSEKNWALSDKIRDRLAEMGIKIKDGKDKTTWTM